A single Cryptococcus deuterogattii R265 chromosome 2, complete sequence DNA region contains:
- a CDS encoding ribosome production factor 2: protein MSMLRTVKPKNARVKRALEKREPQIVENDKTAIFVRGQNSSDKVRNVMKDLYSLKRPHAINFSRKNDIHPFDDPSSLEFFAGKNDASLFVTGLHSKKRPHNLVFSRMFDGRVLDQIELGVEEFKAMSEFPTLKSSLGVKPMMVFHSDLFDTHPTYQQLKSQLLDFYNGHPITEAPLLTTLEHVISITAGPVSDTTPLPRVHFRVYTVKLIPSGTRVPRLQLTEMGPSIDFVVRRLQAPDEEMMKAALKRPKMAKSDVEKGLGKKRKNIETDEMGDRVGRIHLGKQDLSKMQGRKMKGLKVKDGKKRKTSGAEVIDED from the exons ATGTCCATGTTAAGGACCGT CAAGCCGAAAAACGCTCGTGTCAAGCGTgctttggagaagagagagccTCAAATTGTAGAGAATGACAAGACAGCTATCTTTGTCCGTGGTCAAAATTCAAGTGACAAGGTTCGAAATGTCATGAAGGATCTT TACTCACTCAAGAGACCGCATGCCATCAACTTTTCCCGAAAGAACGACATTCATCCCTTTGACGACCCCTCCTCTCTTGAATTTTTTGCCGGAAAAAATGATGCGAGTTTGTTTGTAACTGGTCTTCATAGCAAGAAGCGCCCGCATAACCTGGTGTTCTCTCGAATGTTCGACGGGCGTGTGTTGGACCAAATCGAGCTTGGCGTTGAAGAGTTCAAGGCCATGTCTGAATTTCCT ACTCTTAAATCTTCTCTCGGTGTGAAACCAATGATGGTCTTCCATTCTGACCTATTCGACACCCACCCCACCTACCAGCAGCTCAAATCTCAGCTCCTCGACTTTTATAACGGTCATCCCATAACCGAAGCGCCGTTGCTTACCACTTTGGAGCATGTCATCTCTATTACTGCTGGACCCGTATCTGACAcaactcctcttcctcgagTTCACTTCCGGGTTTACACTGTTAAGCTCATCCCTTCTGGTACTCGTGTGCCTCGACTTCAGCTCACAGAAATGGGCCCTTCAATCGACTTTGTCGTCAGAAGACTCCAAGCTcctgatgaagaaatgatgaaAGCAGCTCTTAAGCGGCCCAAGATGGCTAAGAGTGATGTTGAGAAAGgtcttggaaagaagaggaagaacattGAGACTGACGAAATGGGAGACAGGGTTGGCAGAATACACCTGGGCAAGCAGGATCTGTCAAAGATGCAAGGtagaaagatgaaggggttgaaggtcaaggatgggaagaagaggaagacgtcTGGGGCCGAGGTCATAGACGAGGACTAG
- a CDS encoding peroxin-19: protein MMDESSKHQYRDPQVDEDEDEDDLSDLDNVLESFQSSRPSASTLQREASLPSSTQPRSSTPPLEETDEDFEASLMQGMESLLRQLAGDYPPGVMPDIEGDGSPKPTDPKMAGSRSVDPSPLSGEAEEAAWQNAVNTLLSGEGLAALGMDESRSSRDKEKASSKPPPLNDTAPKPSYEDTLRKTLESLKSAGQSNGARSSAAKDGQNDIASLFASLGGDPDLLKGMNLGEEGGEEDFEGILEGMMAQLMTKEVLEEPMSELAVKYPPYLASPPPDTSPEDIAKYHQQYTLVTRIVETFKKTGYTDEKDGKDIARLVSEMQDLGGPPKEVMGDLPEGFDLGVLGNEDGCTIM, encoded by the exons ATGATGGATGAGTCCTCAAAACACCAATATAGGGATCCCCAAgtcgatgaagacgaggacgaggacgatTTATCCGACCTTGACA ATGTCCTTGAATCATTCCAAAGTTCACGCCCCTCAGCCTCTACCCTTCAGAGAGAGGCGTCCTTACCGTCTTCGACGCAACCCAGGTCCTCAACTCCACCACTGGAGGAAACTGACGAAGATTTCGAAGCCTCTTTGATGCAAGGAATGGAATCACTCCTGCGTCAACTAGCAGGTGATTATCCTCCAGGAGTTATGCCTGATATAGAAGGCGATGGTAGCCCCAAGCCGACCGATCCTAAAATGGCTGGTTCCAGGTCAGTGGATCCATCGCCATTATCgggagaggcagaagaagcggcCTGGCAAAATGCTGTGAATACGTTACTATCGGGCGAAGGACTTGCCGCGTTGGGCATGGATGAGAGCAGGTCCTCTAGGGATAAGGAGAAAGCCTCATCCAAACCCCCGCCCTTGAATGACACAGCCCCGAAACCTTCGTATGAAGACACCCTTCGTAAAACTCTGGAATCCCTCAAGTCTGCTGGTCAAAGCAATGGTGCCAGGTCGTCAGCAGCTAAGGACGGCCAAAATGATATAGCTTCACTCTTTGCATCGCTAGGAGGAGATCCAGATCTTTTGAAGGGGATGAATCttggggaggaaggcggtGAGGAGGACTTTGAGGGAATACTAGAAGGAATGATGGCTCAACTTATGACCAAAGAGGTATTGGAGGAACCCATGAGCGAATTAGCTGTCAAG TATCCACCGTATCTTGCGTCGCCACCGCCGGACACATCGCCAGAGGACATTGCCAAATACCATCAGCAATACACATTGGTTACTCGGATAGTTGAAACGTTCAAAAAAACAGGTTACACtgatgaaaaagatggGAAGGATATCGCCAGGCTTGTATCTGAGATGCAAGACCTTGGGGGTCCCCCTAAAGAGGTGATGGGAGATTTACCGGAAGGTTTT GATCTGGGAGTTTTGGGTAACGAAGATGGATGCACCATAATGTAA
- a CDS encoding DNA-directed RNA polymerase I subunit RPA1 encodes MDISHSIHSEVSSLSFSFLSADDIKAISVKKVDNPILLDNLNLPTRGGLYDPKLGPMGSRDLCETCHLSYFACPGHFGHIELPTPVYHPLFMNQCYHLLRGVCLYCHHFKMPEIVAASYVARLRLLDAGLLTESHEVAALFDNAIGKSSRHKDNEDEDAEGDVDMDAPAPQTIESAAEFMVRIGAYVQHHLKLARQNAGGRDNKVEDGYKDGLVFEERKKLLHEFGKKIWNRCTRCTAYGNTFRKEKAIKIIEYDLTPKQKLANKLSNLRRPDVLAASGKYSSKQRRSDGDIDEGIEMDSDKSSVSEGEGESLDEEEEEEQEIGQTVAKTASGQIKGTRGRHERVMSPAEVRAHLRLLFNKEPEICRLIYGRHGNPAALSSVAPPPLADMFFMEVVPVTPTRFRPAARMGDELFENSQNSLLTTVLTTCQRIQKLNQDLINQAKAERGELVLDAVAKAQGSRTFELLLEALIKLQHDVNSFVDSTKNPAVMRQGKLPPPGVKQLLEKKEGLFRKHMMGKRVNYAARSVISPDINIETNEIGIPPVFAKKLTYPEPVTQQNVAELRQLVINGPKIHPGAALVQNEDGTQISLDKLTLDQRISLASQLLTPQGSEDNIGAATVGPAAKNKKVYRHIRDGDIVILNRQPTLHKPSMMCHRVKVLLGEKTIRMHYANCNSYNADFDGDEMNIHFPQNEVARAEAQMIANTDNQYLVPTSGGPLRGLIQDHVVAGVWMCNKSSFFTREQYFQLIYGALRTEDNYTGRSRIIILPPAIFKPKPLWTGKQIMSTILANLTPFNAKGLNLTSRNKVQNKLWRRDDSSDPAMSEENVIFLDGHLVCGVLDKSQYGASGYGLVHSVHELYGPYVANRLLGVLSRLLTKYLQHDAFSCRMDDLILTAEGEKIRKDILDKASGDGAVAAMKYVGLPEGSKIEDPDTAKNLAIRLEEILRDDHLMAGLDAVMQSAFNKTTSKINNDVLPDHLVRPFPDNNMQMMTISGAKGSKVNASQISTLLGQQALEGRRVPTMVSGKTLPSFKAFDTSARAGGYVANRFLTGIRPQEYYFHCMAGREGLIDTAVKTSRSGYLQRCLIKHLEGVKVHYDHTVRDSDSSVLQFLYGEDSLDVTKQTHLNKFDFAAANHLSLLNKVRPGDIAGKVSDEALSHMKKALKKPHKHVPALSEYSPSRYIGSMSEAYAKKLNNYIEDNKLGYIAKKGENKASPYTSERIPEKEFLGLARARYMRSLVEPGEAVGLLASQGVGEPSTQMTLNTFHLAGHGAANVTLGIPRLREIVMTASSKPTTPTMKLPLREHISDKDIETFVKQVSRLTLSEVVERVTVTERLSSKSSETDSRQRKYTVLLEFYPPEEYGTEYEITPEQLHESLAWNFAPRLKKEIQNEIRRVAKTKEQEAQVGKGRKVRAGGEEVDEEEVDRETDVRRRGRDDELDNDDEDSYQLKRAAQAKQHEYEADSDADSGVADLEDFVEKELEEDDEEAVEDDATEKAKKDQKADDWAELFKLASKYATTFSFDGHSGKSAQFDLEFPASAPKLLLVDIIERTCRAAVVHEIENIGRCMKIFSDKGEFTRSLITEGSNLRGMWALADELVDLDRLSSNDIYAILTTFGVEAARRAIIDEVSSVFGAYGIAVDYRHLTIIADYMTHAGGFRPFNRTGISAKSSPLLKASFETTVAFLSEATLHGDFDDLTSPAAKIVMGKPSASGTGAFDIRAPTRL; translated from the exons ATGGACATCTCGCACTCAATCCACTCCGAAGTATCCTCCctatctttctccttcctctccgcAGATGACATCAAAGCCATCTCAGTCAAGAAGGTTGACAACCCGATCTTGCTCGAcaatctcaatctcccTACCAGAGGTGGTCTGTATGACCCCAAACTTGGCCCAATGGGCTCTAGGGACCT GTGTGAAACATGCCACCTTTCATACTTTGCCTGTCCCGGACATTTTGGTCACATTGAGCTCCCCACGCCTGTCTATCACCCACTATTCATGAACCAGTGCTATCACTTGTTGCGTGGCGTGTGTCTCTACTGCCATCATTTTAAAATGCCTGAGATTGTC GCCGCTTCCTACGTCGCTCGTCTCCGTCTCTTGGATGCAGGTCTCCTCACGGAGTCACATGAAGTAGCTGCGCTTTTCGACAATGCTATTGGAAAATCCTCGCGCCACAAGGATaatgaggacgaggatgcGGAAGGTGACGTCGATATGGATGCCCCTGCTCCTCAGACCATTGAATCCGCAGCCGAGTTCATGGTTAGAATCGGGGCTTACGTTCAACATCACCTCAAACTGGCAAGACAGAatgcaggaggaagggacaACAAAGTGGAGGACGGTTACAAAGACGGTCTTGTCTTTGAAGAACGGAAAAAGTTGCTGCACGAATTCGGGAAAAAGATCTGGAACAGGTGTACTCGATGTACCGC TTATGGTAACACTTTCCgcaaggaaaaggccaTTAAGATCATTGAGTATGATCTCACTCCAAAGCAGAAACTCGCCAATAAACTGTCAAATCTTCGGCGCCCCGATGTTTTAGCCGCCTCTGGCAAATACTCATCCAAGCAACGCCGTTCAGATGGCGATATCGACGAGGGTATCGAAATGGACAGTGACAAATCCAGCGTGtctgaaggagaaggcgagtccttggatgaagaggaagaagaggagcaagagaTTGGACAAACGGTGGCCAAAACTGCTAGTGGTCAAATCAAGGGTACCCGAGGTCGTCACGAGCGTGTCATGTCTCCTGCGGAAGTCCGCGCTCaccttcgtcttctttttaATAAGGAGCCCGAAATTTGTCGCTTGATCTATGGCAGACATGGCAATCCGGCAGCCCTTTCCTCCGTTgctcctccccctctcgCAGACATGTTTTTCATGGAAGTGGTCCCTGTTACTCCTACTCGTTTCCGACCTGCTGCCAGAATGGGCGACGAACTTTTCGAGAACAGTCAGAACTCTCTTCTCACAACTGTCTTGACTACCTGTCAACGAATTCAAAAACTCAATCAAGATTTAATCAATCAAGCTAAGGCGGAGCGAGGCGAGCTTGTTCTTGATGCGGTAGCTAAAGCCCAAGGCAGTCGAACGTTTGAGCTCTTGCTTGAGGCTTTGATCAAGCTTCAGCACGATGTAAACAGTTTTGTTGACAGCACTAAAAACCCGGCAGTCATGAGACAGGGCAAGTTGCCACCACCTGGTGTTAAGCAgcttttggagaagaaggaaggttTGTTCAGGAAACATATGATG GGCAAGCGAGTGAACTATGCCGCCCGATCCGTCATATCTCCCGACATCAATATTGAGACCAACGAAATCGGTATTCCTCCTGTCTTCGCCAAGAAGCTCACCTATCCCGAACCTGTAACTCAACAGAATGTCGCTGAGCTCCGTCAACTCGTAATCAATGGTCCGAAAATTCATCCCGGTGCCGCACTTGTTCAGAACGAGGACGGTACCCAAATTTCTCTGGATAAGTTGACTCTCGACCAAAGGATTTCTCTCGCTAGCCAGCTGTTGACCCCTCAAGGGAGCGAAGATAATATCGGAGCCGCCACTGTTGGCCCAGCTGCTaagaacaagaaggtgTACAGGCATATCAGGGACGGTGACATCGTCATTCTCAACCGACAACCAACTCTGCACAAGCCTTCAATGATGTGCCATCGCGTCAAAGTCCTGTTGGGAGAGAAAACGATCAGAATGCACTATGCCAACTG TAACTCCTACAATGCGGATTTTGATGGTGACGAAATGAACATCCACTTCCCTC AAAACGAAGTCGCTCGAGCTGAGGCTCAGATGATCGCCAATACCGATAACCAATATTTGGTTCCCACATCTGGTGGTCCTCTACGAGGTCTGATTCAAGACCACGTCGTGGCTGGTGTATGGATGTGCAAcaaatcttccttcttcactcgAGAGCAATATTTCCAGCTCATTTATGGTGCCCTTCGTACTGAAGATAACTATACTGGTCGATCTCGCATTATCATCCTTCCCCccgccatcttcaagcCCAAGCCCCTTTGGACCGGTAAACAAATCATGTCCACTATTCTCGCTAATCTTACTCCTTTCAACGCCAAGGGCCTTAACCTTACTTCAAGGAACAAGGTACAGAACAAgctttggagaagagacgatTCTTCTGATCCTGCGATGAGCGAGGAGAATGTCATTTTCCTTGACGGTCATCTGGTTTGTGGTGTTCTCGACAAATCCCAATACGGTGCTTCTGGGTATGGTCTTGTGCACTCTGTGCATGAGCTTTATGGCCCATATGTTGCCAACAGGCTACTGGGCGTTTTGTCTCGTCTTTTGACAAAATACCTTCAACATGACGCTTTCTCGTGTAGGATGGATGACTTGATTCTCACTGCTGAGGGCGAGAAAATCCGAAAGGATATTCTTGACAAGGCTTCCGGTGATGGCGCCGTAGCGGCGATGAAGTATGTTGGCTTGCCTGAAGGCTCCAAGATCGAAGACCCAGACACCGCTAAGAACCTTGCCATTCGATTGGAAGAAATCCTACGAGATGATCATCTTATGGCAGGTCTTGATGCCGTCATGCAATCCGCTTTCAACAAGACTACCTCCAAGATCAACAACGACGTCTTACCCGATCACCTTGTGCGACCTTTCCCCGACAACAACATGCAAATGATGACAATATCCGGTGCTAAGGGTTCCAAGGTCAACGCCTCTCAAATCTCTACATTGTTGGGTCAACAAGCTCTTGAGGGTCGTCGTGTGCCTACAATGGTTTCCGGTAAGACTCTTCCGTCCTTCAAGGCCTTTGATACCAGCGCTCGGGCAGGTGGATATGTTGCCAACCGATTCTTAACTGGTATCCGCCCGCAGGAGTACTACTTCCATTGTATGGCTGGTCGAGAAGGTCTTATCGACACGGCTGTCAAGACTAGTCGATCTGGTTATCTTCAACGATGTTTGATTAAGCATCTCGAAGGTGTAAAGGTTCACTACGATCACACTGTACGAGACAGCGATTCTTCTGTGTTACAGTTCCTCTATGGTGAAGATTCACTTGATGTGACTAAGCAGACCCATCTGAACAAGTTCGATTTCGCGGCTGCCAACCATCTTTCTCTACTCAACAAGGTTCGACCGGGAGACATTGCAGGGAAGGTATCTGACGAGGCCCTCTCTCATATGAAGAAAGCCCTGAAGAAGCCCCACAAGCATGTGCCTGCCCTTTCGGAATACTCGCCGTCCCGATATATCGGTAGTATGTCCGAGGCTTATGCCAAAAAGCTGAACAACTACATTGAAGACAACAAGCTTGGATACAtagcgaagaagggtgagaaCAAAGCCAGTCCTTATACGAGCGAAAGAATTCCAGAGAAAGAGTTCTTGGGTCTGGCCAGAGCTCGATATATGAGGAGTTTGGTGGAGCCTGGAGAAGCTGTTGGTTTGTTAGCTAGTCAAGGTGTCGGTGAACCATCCACACAAATGACATTAAACACTTTCCATTTAGCTG GTCACGGCGCTGCTAACGTCACCCTCGGTATTCCTCGTTTACGAGAAATTGTCATGACTGCCTCCTCCAAGCCAACCACTCCTACCATGAAACTTCCTTTACGAGAACATATTTCCGACAAGGACATCGAGACTTTTGTTAAGCAAGTCTCGCGACTTACTCTCTCCGAAGTTGTGGAGCGGGTTACCGTTACCGAACGCCTATCGTCCAAGTCTTCCGAAACCGACTCTCGTCAGCGTAAATACACTGTTCTACTTGAGTTCTACCCTCCTGAAGAGTACGGTACAGAATACGAGATTACCCCCGAACAACTTCACGAGAGTTTGGCTTGGAATTTTGCTCCTAGActcaagaaggaaatcCAAAACGAGATTAGAAGGGTAGCCAAGacaaaagaacaagaagccCAGGTTGGAAAAGGTCGCAAAGTCCGAGctggtggtgaagaagtggacgaggaggaggttgataGAGAAACTGATGTtaggagaagagggcggGACGATGAGTTGGACAACGATGACGAGGACTCCTATCAACTCAAACGTGCGGCTCAAGCCAAGCAACACGAGTATGAAGCGGACTCCGATGCCGATTCTGGTGTTGCAGACCTCGAAGATtttgtggagaaggagctcgaggaggatgatgaggaagctgTGGAAGACGACGCCACtgagaaggcaaagaaggatcAGAAGGCGGATGATTGGGCCGAATTGTTCAAGCTTGCTAGCAAGTACGCGACAACATTCAGTTTTGACGGTCACAGTGGAAAATCGGCCCAATTTGACCTTGAG TTCCCGGCGAGTGCGCCCAAGTTGTTGTTGGTCGATATCATTGAGAGAACTTGCCGAGCTGCTGTTGTTCACGAAATCGAGAATATTGGCAGGTGTATGAAGATTTTCTCCGATAAAGGAGAGTTTACG CGATCACTCATCACTGAGGGCTCCAATCTCAGAGGCATGTGGGCCCTCGCTGATGAGCTTGTCGACCTTGACAGGCTCTCCTCCAACGATATCTACGCGATTCTTACAACTTTCGGTGTCGAAGCTGCCCGCCGAGCCATCATTGATGAGGTGTCGAGCGTTTTCGGAGCTTACGGTATTGCTGTTGACTACAGACATCTAACCATTATTGCCGATTACATG ACTCATGCCGGTGGCTTCAGGCCATTCAACCGTACTGGTATCTCAGCCAAGTCTTCACCGCTACTCAAAGCGTCTTTTGAAACAACCGTTGCCTTCCTGTCTGAGGCCACCCTCCACGGTGACTTTGATGACTTGACGAGCCCGGCAGCCAAGATCGTGATGGGTAAACCTAGTGCGAGCGGTACTGGTGCTTTTGACATACGTGCTCCTACAAGATTATAG
- a CDS encoding vesicle transporter SEC22, with protein sequence MVRSTTIFRVHDALPLAASVDDESTEKALTEYKQQSKLIFRRLNANSEPACSIESGAYTLHYLIVDKVIYMCICDNSYPRKLAFSYLDELSKEFQRSYGDKIDGATRPYAFMGFDTFIGKTTRLYRDSRSLTQGGGPAAGPSSRLDQLNENLKDVTQIMTKNMEDLLWRGDSLDRESSSLIWS encoded by the exons ATGGTCAGGTCGACTACCATCTTCAGGGTACACgatgctcttcctcttgctgCTAGCGTAGACGACGAATCA ACCGAAAAAGCTTTGACAGAATACAAGCAGCAATCTAAACTTATATTCAGACGTCTCAATGCAAACTCTGAGCCTGCTTGCTCCATTGAATCCGGTGCTTACACCCTTCA TTACCTCATAGTCGATAAGGTTATTTATATGTGTATATGCGACAACTCCTATCCGAGAAAACTGGCGTTTTCATACCTTGATGAACTTTCAAAGGAATTCCAGCGCAGCTATGGGGACAAGATCGACGGGGCAACTAGACCGTACGCTTTCATGGGTTTCG ATACATTCATTGGCAAGACAACCAGGCTGTACCGCGATTCACGCTCCCTTACTCAAGGGGGTGGACCTGCTGCCGGGCCTAGTTCGCGACTTGACCAACTCAATGAAAACCTCAAGGATGTGACGCAAATCATGACTAAGAATATGGAGGACTTActttggagaggagataGTCTTGATCGTGAGTCATCCAGCCTTATCTGGTCATAA
- a CDS encoding long-chain fatty acid transporter — MAYRQFNRAVDIVQSLPKGGTIQTTYEDKLLLYSLYKQAIEGDVAIPRPGILDLLGKAKWDAWNRQKGIDKPQAKRLYVSALVKILRKYADAEDVLKYLQILEHESNSDAPPPIPSCPGSPASSSSSYHSSQASPALFPQSNNLPTVPQHDIFPLDPSLPPPDIGPHFMPPSSFHSPHRSLSSSIQEQKIGALDAVGRTSKDGSLKGQGPSTAQNLASESHAEVLLDRIPGTESKAVSSKPGWVHSPRRQRRDSQASARLASPMPHPTAGSRDFLGTPEAISSPFFGLNQSTPTHSRRPGSSSTFLNSQATSIPYTLQQIQTSLTALHERLSTLERTQALILRRDERRKSWFSWEGQESDELDNFENDHAKEMWGRTGVTTVTKFKTKKKSISIRVLWFVLRTLRRALMDVGVGMVVTFIVIMVLNGGWSRTRWTVLKYKERLRRFLTDQ, encoded by the exons ATGGCATACAGGCAATTCAATCGCGCCGTGGATATAGTCCAGAG TCTCCCGAAGGGTGGCACCATACAGACAACCTATGAAGACAAGCTATTGCTATACTCACTTTACAAACAAG CTATTGAAGGCGATGTTGCAATTCCTCGCCCCGGTATACTTGATCTTCTGGGCAAAGCAAAATGGGATGCGTGGAATAGGCAGAAGGGCATCGATAAGCCCCAGGCAAAAAGGCTTTATGTCAGTGCCCTTGTAAAA ATTTTAAGGAAATATGCCGATGCTGAAGATGTTCTGAAATACTTGCAAATCCTGGAGCATGAGAGCAATTCTGACGCCC CTCCACCTATTCCCTCATGTCCTGGATCTCCcgcatcatcttcctcgtcgtATCATTCctctcaagcttctcctgccctctttcctcaatCCAACAATCTGCCAACTGTTCCCCAACATGACATTTTTCCTTTAGACCCATCACTACCACCGCCAGATATTGGGCCCCATTTTATGcccccttcatctttccattcACCCCATCGGTCTCTGTCATCTTCTATTCAAGAGCAGAAGATTGGGGCGCTTGATGCTGTCGGTAGAACAAGTAAAGATGGGAGCCTCAAGGGTCAAGGGCCATCAACGGCACAAAATCTAGCGAGTGAAAGCCATGCTGAAGTGCTGCTAGACAGAATTCCGGGTACAGAAAGTAAGGCTGTATCCAGTAAACCCGGTTGGGTTCACTCCCCTCGGCGACAACGACGGGACTCTCAAGCGTCGGCTAGATTGGCAAGTCCCATGCCCCATCCAACTGCGGGCAGCAGAGACTTTTTAGGCACTCCGGAAGCCATAAgttctcctttttttggTCTCAATCAATCTACACCCACGCATTCGCGTCGCCCAGGCTCAAGCTCTACTTTCCTCAACTCCCAAGCAACCAGCATTCCGTATACATTGCAACAGATCCAGACTTCATTAACAGCGCTGCACGAGAGGCTCTCCACTTTGGAGAGAACTCAAGCCCTCATtttgagaagagacgaaaggagaaagagctGGTTTTCTTGGGAGGGACAAGAGAGCGACGAGCTTGATAACTTTGAAAATGATCACGCCAAGGAAATGTGGGGTAGAACAGGGGTGACAACGGTTACCAAATTTaaaacaaagaagaaatcaatCTCAATAAGGGTTTTATGGTTTGTACTGAGAACGTTGAGACGCGCCCTGATGGATGTTGGGGTAGGAATGGTGGTCACGTTCATAGTCATTATGGTGTTGAATGGAGGCTGGAGCCGGACACGGTGGACGGTTTTGAAATATAAAGAAAGGTTAAGAAGATTCCTTACCGACCAGTGA